The Candidatus Methylomirabilota bacterium genome has a window encoding:
- a CDS encoding RNA-binding protein produces MPAKLFVGNLSFQATEEDLRELFAQAGTVETVRIITDQFTGRPRGFGFVEMATKEEATKAIEMLNGRLFRDRNLVVDEARPQPQRGPGGGGGDRGARGPRPGGGGPGGGWRR; encoded by the coding sequence ATGCCCGCAAAGCTGTTCGTCGGCAACCTCTCCTTTCAGGCCACTGAAGAGGACCTCCGCGAGCTGTTCGCCCAGGCCGGAACCGTCGAAACCGTCCGTATCATCACGGATCAGTTCACCGGGCGGCCCCGGGGGTTTGGCTTCGTGGAGATGGCCACGAAGGAGGAAGCCACCAAAGCCATCGAGATGCTGAATGGCCGGCTCTTCCGTGACCGCAACCTCGTCGTCGACGAAGCCCGTCCCCAGCCTCAGCGGGGTCCCGGGGGGGGTGGCGGAGACCGCGGGGCGCGCGGTCCGCGGCCCGGAGGCGGCGGTCCTGGAGGCGGCTGGCGCCGCTGA
- a CDS encoding DNA polymerase domain-containing protein — MCVWRRVNGALTTEAEPFTPFLLIAEPDLVRDAAGLVGVERLAGAGSLRWLARLRTWSDALAAREVCRERTGLAPNAPTAPYRFLPDPVHQYLLLSGRTFFGGLGFADLRRLALDIEVLTGDGFDFPSPFRPTDRVIAVALADTSGFRHVIRGDRMEERDLLEECGRMIRARDPDVIEGHNIFRFDLEYLEMRARRWGLTLAWGRDGSALAGRPARLQIAERALGYRRYQAAGRHIVDTWILAHLHDVATRDLPSFGLKDIARHLGVAAPDRTYVDPATISREFHQHPDRLMAYALDDAIETLGVSSLLAPPYFAQAQVVPFDLQSTTLRGPAAKIDALMLREYLHRRHAIPLPRPGALVSGALVALFQQGVARPVLHVDVTSLYPSLMLARNIAPAGDELGVFLELLGRLRTFRVAAKRLSREAPEHERAHLSALQQAFKLLINAFYGYLAFGGGHFNDYAAADRVTTEGRAVVSALIDGLGVLGATVLEADTDGVYFVPPATHCPADDDRLVDRITEGLPPGIQVELDGRFRAMLSYKLKTYALLDEQGRVSLRGSAFRSRVLEPFQRQLIEQVVRLLLTGRRMEVKAEVDRWMADFAARRVPARLFARTETLGETLEVYRQRLQAGARSPSAAYELAERSGRAWQPGDQVSYYVAGRGASVAVNECARLLSAWDPARPDENTEFYQAKLQEIWERFRAFIDHEGLRPPGPEEPEPSAQLTLF, encoded by the coding sequence ATGTGCGTCTGGCGCCGCGTGAACGGTGCCCTCACCACCGAAGCCGAGCCCTTCACCCCCTTCCTGCTGATCGCCGAGCCGGATCTCGTCCGTGACGCCGCCGGACTGGTCGGCGTGGAACGGCTGGCCGGGGCGGGAAGTCTGCGGTGGCTGGCGCGCCTGCGAACCTGGAGCGACGCCCTGGCCGCACGGGAGGTATGCCGCGAGCGGACCGGGCTGGCTCCGAACGCGCCGACGGCGCCGTATCGCTTTCTTCCCGACCCCGTGCATCAGTACCTGCTGCTGAGCGGGCGGACGTTCTTCGGCGGGCTCGGCTTCGCCGACCTCCGGCGCCTGGCCCTCGACATCGAGGTGCTCACCGGCGACGGCTTCGACTTTCCGAGCCCGTTTCGGCCGACGGATCGCGTGATCGCCGTCGCGCTCGCCGATACCAGCGGCTTCCGTCACGTCATCCGGGGCGATCGGATGGAGGAGCGCGATCTCCTGGAGGAATGCGGACGGATGATCCGGGCGCGCGATCCCGACGTGATCGAGGGCCACAACATCTTCCGCTTCGACCTCGAATATCTGGAGATGCGGGCCCGACGCTGGGGGTTGACGCTGGCCTGGGGCCGCGACGGCAGTGCGCTGGCCGGCCGCCCCGCGCGCCTGCAGATCGCCGAGCGCGCCCTCGGCTACCGGCGCTACCAGGCGGCCGGACGCCACATCGTGGACACCTGGATCCTGGCCCATCTACACGACGTCGCGACACGGGATCTGCCCTCGTTCGGGTTGAAGGACATCGCCCGTCACCTGGGCGTGGCCGCGCCGGATCGAACCTACGTCGACCCCGCGACGATCTCTCGCGAGTTCCACCAGCATCCCGACCGCCTCATGGCCTACGCGCTCGACGACGCCATCGAGACGCTTGGCGTGTCTAGTCTTCTCGCCCCCCCGTACTTCGCGCAGGCTCAGGTCGTGCCCTTCGACTTGCAGTCGACGACGCTGCGCGGGCCGGCGGCCAAGATCGACGCCCTCATGCTGCGCGAGTACCTGCATCGGCGGCACGCGATTCCCCTGCCCCGGCCCGGCGCCCTGGTGAGCGGAGCGCTGGTCGCCCTGTTCCAGCAGGGCGTCGCCCGCCCGGTGCTCCACGTGGATGTCACCTCGCTCTACCCGTCGCTCATGCTGGCCCGGAACATCGCGCCCGCCGGCGACGAGCTCGGAGTCTTCCTGGAGCTGCTGGGACGCCTGCGGACGTTCCGGGTGGCGGCCAAGCGTCTGAGCCGCGAGGCGCCCGAGCACGAGCGCGCGCACCTCAGCGCTCTGCAGCAGGCCTTCAAGCTGCTGATCAACGCCTTCTACGGCTACCTGGCGTTCGGCGGCGGCCACTTCAACGACTACGCCGCAGCCGACCGGGTCACGACCGAGGGCCGCGCTGTCGTGAGCGCGCTCATCGATGGACTCGGTGTCCTGGGCGCCACCGTGCTGGAGGCCGACACCGACGGCGTGTACTTCGTGCCACCCGCAACCCACTGCCCCGCGGATGACGATCGCCTCGTCGATCGCATCACCGAAGGGCTGCCGCCCGGGATCCAGGTGGAGCTGGACGGACGGTTCCGGGCGATGTTGAGCTACAAGCTCAAGACCTACGCGCTCCTCGACGAGCAGGGCCGGGTGAGCCTCCGCGGCTCGGCCTTCCGTTCACGCGTCCTGGAGCCCTTTCAGCGGCAGCTGATCGAGCAGGTCGTGCGACTGCTGCTCACCGGGAGACGGATGGAGGTGAAGGCCGAGGTGGACCGCTGGATGGCCGATTTCGCAGCCCGGCGCGTGCCCGCCCGGCTCTTCGCCCGGACGGAGACCCTGGGAGAGACGCTGGAGGTCTATCGGCAGCGCCTGCAGGCCGGCGCCCGCAGCCCCTCGGCGGCCTACGAGCTGGCGGAGCGCTCGGGCCGGGCCTGGCAGCCCGGCGATCAGGTGTCGTACTACGTGGCCGGACGCGGGGCAAGCGTCGCCGTCAACGAGTGCGCGCGATTGCTGAGCGCCTGGGACCCGGCGCGCCCCGATGAAAATACCGAGTTTTACCAGGCCAAACTCCAGGAGATCTGGGAGCGCTTCCGCGCGTTCATCGACCACGAGGGGCTCCGGCCGCCAGGCCCGGAGGAACCGGAGCCCTCCGCGCAGCTCACGCTCTTCTGA
- a CDS encoding dienelactone hydrolase family protein, which yields MRRAAACALAVLSLAGCAARPVHFPNATPAAPRQVPAWLWRPAGDGPFPAMVLLHGCHGVSASTQAWGRWFRDRGYVALVVDSWAPRGIADGCLPTSPDLPSSERFDDAIGAVRWLQARPDVARERIGVVGWSNGGVFAMALVNGPSLERARRRGVAVPEPGVAAAVAFYPGGCYSLVHEVAVRPLLVLLGGADDWTVPGPCREMVDSMKRRGADVSIVLYPGAVHYFDVEGQARAYLAEVANRNKPGECCGATVGYDAVADADAHRRVAEFFGYHLIRAGAGR from the coding sequence ATGCGGCGAGCCGCGGCGTGTGCGCTGGCGGTGCTCTCGCTGGCCGGCTGCGCCGCCCGGCCCGTTCATTTTCCCAACGCCACCCCGGCCGCGCCGCGCCAGGTCCCCGCCTGGCTGTGGCGCCCGGCCGGAGACGGTCCGTTCCCGGCGATGGTGCTGTTGCATGGCTGCCACGGCGTGTCGGCGTCCACGCAGGCGTGGGGCCGCTGGTTCCGCGACCGGGGCTACGTCGCGCTCGTGGTGGACAGTTGGGCGCCGCGAGGCATCGCCGACGGGTGCCTGCCGACCTCCCCCGACCTGCCAAGCTCCGAACGGTTCGACGACGCGATCGGCGCCGTGCGCTGGTTACAGGCGCGGCCCGACGTGGCCCGCGAGCGGATCGGCGTGGTGGGCTGGTCCAACGGCGGCGTGTTCGCCATGGCCCTCGTCAACGGGCCCAGCCTCGAGCGGGCCCGGCGCCGAGGAGTGGCCGTGCCCGAGCCCGGAGTCGCGGCGGCGGTGGCGTTCTATCCCGGGGGCTGCTATTCGCTGGTGCACGAGGTGGCCGTGCGGCCGCTGCTCGTCCTGCTGGGCGGCGCCGACGACTGGACGGTGCCCGGCCCGTGTCGGGAGATGGTCGATTCGATGAAGCGGCGTGGCGCCGACGTCTCCATCGTCCTCTACCCGGGCGCGGTCCACTACTTCGACGTCGAGGGCCAGGCGCGGGCCTACCTGGCGGAGGTCGCGAACCGCAACAAACCCGGCGAGTGTTGTGGGGCCACCGTCGGCTACGACGCCGTCGCCGACGCCGACGCCCATCGCCGTGTCGCCGAGTTCTTCGGCTATCATTTGATACGCGCAGGAGCGGGACGCTGA
- a CDS encoding RDD family protein, translated as MNGLPSGPAPPAGFWIRAVALVIDMLVWSLVRLSLDIVATGLGAQDVDDSPFFQSTLGFFSLFFTALYTTVLHALDGQTLGKLAVGVRVVGVDGERLPFGAALLRWFALFLSLLPLGFGFIMAGLRRDKRALHDLIAGSRVERTGTRRPRGPAPVEESTASTP; from the coding sequence GTGAACGGGCTGCCTTCCGGCCCCGCCCCGCCCGCCGGGTTCTGGATCCGCGCCGTCGCCCTCGTGATCGACATGCTGGTCTGGTCGCTGGTCCGACTCTCGCTGGATATCGTGGCGACCGGCCTCGGCGCCCAGGACGTCGACGACTCGCCCTTCTTCCAATCGACGCTCGGTTTCTTCAGCCTGTTCTTCACGGCGCTCTACACCACCGTGCTGCACGCCCTCGATGGGCAGACGCTGGGCAAGCTCGCCGTCGGTGTCCGGGTTGTCGGCGTGGACGGCGAGCGGCTGCCGTTCGGCGCGGCGCTGCTGCGCTGGTTCGCCCTGTTCCTCTCGCTGCTGCCGTTGGGGTTCGGCTTCATCATGGCCGGGCTTCGGCGCGACAAGCGCGCGCTGCACGATCTCATCGCTGGCAGCCGTGTCGAGCGCACCGGGACGCGCCGCCCCCGTGGCCCCGCCCCGGTGGAGGAGTCCACCGCCAGCACCCCCTGA